A region from the Andrena cerasifolii isolate SP2316 chromosome 11, iyAndCera1_principal, whole genome shotgun sequence genome encodes:
- the Atos gene encoding atos homolog atossa isoform X3, whose amino-acid sequence MSAILWQCVGDCFHRRRLRAGMHCLGAVTGGIPSPNGVGGRGGILSVFRALGVLVCEGRIQGPPRGYKEGPHCAAPMQATSNDHVCEEDDYLCDRYFLLAREIADRTAIGAFLCIEVVLCSDCPCGLAKATSKNPIYTVPSLSISPWQHASEMLLEYWCICVVPSKSPETMNFYGLYQAVRSRLHFSQVAAWWSRSKGADPSCIATRVVSGNEENLRKFRDTPVEHTFPLAGSGDGNSIKVTVWALPRMEEVPVLTCPLHPIKEKDEEGVARALTPTKAIPVPSVSQNPEGLVLPALVDDRLQTPCNMPGKHHCRCEEEDGSPPSPSIPRPNGERKRRRSLPCGPAEVNSCVTVQPMPLPAVQEATTRESKDSQSSSYPKCSSEIPNNRAAKPAHGQSCKLEENSIRSRNNLNSDNLERCFKAQLNIDEREGNLEKRYKRTIEDPEAVQRKSPSGCKDKQCNLDKEAQGGSKKMKEIESKPTEKNGLFENLIPFNSSLPWSFVESWNNSNANSKCAFQSLRSNRDGYFNDTERTSKPPAPKDSSLVINPFRQPSPFHESNPGPSTNNRLKQDSLSSACMVHQSCVKPSNKLPSTETVLPGQEALQTDLGSAANNRGRPGKDISQLMWKLAAPEEKDKSKEEGGFLEWFSKVPGRVLGVAPSNGYVENKVKATNLKGQDQHGNEVRFKNCNLELSQREFDEVLAVLRARTPSGRKRTSVKTLRRRERSEKSAEDGTERTIVGKYVNLENSECSTNNIVNRAKSCEGCSHKLCRKNDQQALERSNYSEIYGNKNIYNPSEKREKLDDGGSSEDLQAIKCNNSEKRANDSVDCLQNVSNKADILLGAILRTSKERRSLPEVSSGTKPRSLSSTTTSETGIDRSSCERGQQEDEKSLPMALNKRFNRFRQLFKKEQEKKSSTTGDSAQDVVQQFVQRSFSYNHVQPSLHDPKNLRDSKAKRRIDFSNLTAEKREPCTDALELSTNGAHQNSRTYSTNYKEDSYGSPEPPKWQNRLHSTNAENGTAEEDDDEAVSKLRKDPASVKARVSSKDSPATEDDETTDKAVPTAIEQERFRRSLENAASMVFHSRTGLPLTSSPAPLRRGSCCFDYDSSLNSVSSKRSALFELNTPPSPGAVSLEETDRETENPGEGEETPKRRSTSRSRPQSHALLGSFEESALNGRLEPVSTVHGFTAELGASGCFCPKHRKLPVTVFFYTLGDNDKVSTPYLIYVWQVRSDLLAHGHPHDHLSEVRRRHGVGLRLRAAEGAPQLHPRPHQSEIFAEVLSHVALSMGLLPVASLA is encoded by the exons ATGTCGGCGATCCTGTGGCAGTGCGTCGGAGATTGCTTCCACAGAAGGCGACTGCGCGCAG GTATGCACTGCCTAGGCGCGGTGACAGGAGGCATTCCCAGCCCAAATGGGGTTGGCGGTCGGGGTGGCATTCTCAGCGTGTTCCGAGCCCTTGGAGTCCTTGTGTGCGAAGGGAGGATTCAGGGCCCTCCACGTGGTTACAAAGAGGGCCCACACTGTGCGGCGCCGATGCAGGCGACTTCTAATGACCATGTGTGCGAGGAAGATGATTACTTG TGCGATCGATACTTTCTGCTCGCCCGAGAGATCGCGGACCGTACCGCGATTGGCGCGTTCCTGTGCATCGAGGTAGTGTTGTGCAGCGACTGTCCATGCGGTTTGGCCAAAGCTACGAGCAAGAATCCGATCTACACCGTGCCGTCCTTATCAATCTCGCCATGGCAACACGCGTCGGAGATGCTGCTGGAGTATTGGTGTATCTGCGTCGTCCCCAGCAA GAGCCCGGAGACGATGAACTTCTACGGGCTGTACCAAGCGGTCCGTTCTCGGCTCCACTTCAGCCAGGTGGCTGCCTGGTGGTCGAGGAGCAAGGGCGCCGACCCGAGTTGCATCGCCACCAGGGTGGTCTCCGGCAACGAGGAGAATCTGAGAAAATTCAGGGACACCCCTGTGGAGCACACCTTCCCTCTGGCTGGCAGCGGCGATGGAAATTCGATAAAG GTCACCGTGTGGGCACTGCCGAGGATGGAGGAGGTGCCGGTTCTCACCTGCCCGCTGCACCCGATCAAAGAGAAGGACGAGGAGGGTGTCGCGAGGGCTTTGACACCCACCAAGGCTATCCCGGTCCCCAGCGTTTCGCAAAACCCCGAAGGCCTCGTTTTGCCTG CTTTGGTGGACGACAGGCTGCAGACACCCTGCAACATGCCCGGTAAGCATCACTGTCGCTGCGAGGAGGAGGACGGTTCAccgccgtcgccgtcgatccCTCGACCGAACGGCGAGAGAAAGCGGCGACGGTCGCTCCCTTGCGGCCCCGCGGAGGTGAACTCCTGCGTGACGGTTCAGCCGATGCCTCTGCCGGCGGTGCAAGAAGCAACCACGCGAGAATCGAAGGATAGCCAGAGCTCGAGCTACCCCAAGTGCTCCTCCGAGATCCCCAACAACCGCGCGGCGAAGCCCGCTCACGGCCAGAGCTGTAAGCTGGAGGAGAACAGCATCAGGAGTCGCAACAACTTGAACTCCGACAACTTGGAGCGCTGTTTCAAGGCGCAGCTGAACATCGACGAGCGCGAGGGGAACCTGGAGAAGCGTTACAAGCGGACCATCGAAGATCCCGAGGCTGTGCAGCGGAAATCTCCCAGCGGTTGTAAAGACAAGCAGTGCAACTTGGACAAGGAAGCTCAGGGTGGCAGTAAGAAGATGAAAGAGATAGAGAGCAAGCCCACGGAGAAGAACGGACTGTTCGAGAACCTGATACCGTTCAATTCTTCGCTACCTTGGTCATTCGTCGAGTCCTGGAACAACAGCAACGCGAACAGCAAGTGCGCGTTCCAGAGCCTGCGCAGCAACAGAGACGGCTACTTCAACGACACCGAGAGGACCAGCAAACCACCTGCCCCGAAGGACTCAAGCCTTGTGATCAATCCCTTCAGGCAACCGAGCCCCTTCCACGAGTCAAATCCCGGACCGTCGACGAACAACCGATTGAAACAGGACTCGCTGAGCTCTGCCTGCATGGTGCACCAGAGCTGCGTGAAGCCTTCCAACAAGCTGCCGAGCACCGAGACGGTGTTGCCTGGGCAGGAAGCTCTGCAGACGGACTTGGGCAGCGCCGCGAACAACAGAGGGAGACCTGGCAAGGATATAAGTCAGTTGATGTGGAAGCTGGCGGCCCCTGAGGAGAAGGACAAGTCGAAGGAAGAAGGAGGCTTCTTGGAGTGGTTCAGTAAGGTTCCTGGGCGAGTTCTGGGCGTTGCTCCGAGCAACGGTTACGTGGAGAACAAAGTAAAGGCGACGAACTTGAAGGGGCAGGATCAGCATGGGAACGAAGTGAGATTCAAGAACTGCAACTTGGAGCTGAGTCAACGGGAGTTCGACGAGGTCTTAGCTGTGCTGAGGGCCAGGACGCCGTCCGGGCGGAAGAGGACGAGCGTGAAGACTCTGAGGAGGCGGGAGAGGTCGGAGAAGTCGGCCGAGGACGGGACAGAGAGGACGATCGTCGGGAAGTACGTGAACTTGGAGAACAGCGAGTGCTCGACGAATAATATCGTGAACCGCGCCAAGTCCTGCGAGGGCTGCAGCCACAAGCTGTGCAGGAAGAACGACCAGCAAGCCCTCGAGAGGTCCAACTATAGTGAGATCTATGGCAATAAGAATATATACAACCCCTCCGAGAAGCGGGAGAAGCTCGACGACGGTGGATCCAGCGAGGATCTGCAAGCGATCAAATGCAATAATTCCGAGAAACGGGCGAACGACTCTGTGGACTGCTTGCAGAACGTGTCCAACAAGGCGGACATACTGTTGGGAGCGATCTTGCGCACCAGTAAGGAGCGAAGGAGCCTGCCAGAGGTCTCCAGCGGGACCAAGCCCAGGTCCTTGTCGTCGACGACCACCAGCGAGACGGGGATCGATCGGAGCAGCTGCGAGAGAGGCCAGCAGGAGGACGAGAAGTCCCTGCCCATGGCGTTGAACAAGAGGTTCAATCGGTTCCGGCAGCTGTTCAAGAAGGAGCAGGAGAAGAAGAGCTCGACGACGGGGGACAGTGCCCAGGACGTGGTCCAGCAGTTCGTCCAACGTTCGTTCTCGTACAATCACGTCCAGCCGAGCCTGCACGACCCGAAGAACCTGAGGGACAGCAAGGCGAAGAGGAGGATAGACTTCTCGAACTTGACCGCGGAGAAGCGCGAGCCGTGCACCGACGCTCTGGAGCTTAGTACAAATGGCGCACATCAAAACTCAAGAACCTATAGTACAAATTACAAGGAGGATAGCTACGGTAGCCCCGAGCCGCCCAAGTGGCAGAACAGACTGCATAGTACAAACGCGGAGAATGGCACAGCGGAGGAGGACGATGACGAAGCTGTTTCGAAGCTGCGTAAGGATCCCGCGTCCGTCAAGGCTCGAGTCAGCAGCAAGGACAGCCCTGCCACCGAGGATGACGAGACCACCGACAAGGCGGTGCCGACTGCGATCGAGCAGGAGAGATTTCGACGGTCCTTGGAGAACGCTGCCTCTATGGTGTTCCACAGTAGAACAGGTCTGCCATTGACGTCCAGCCCGGCGCCGTTGAGGAGAGGCAGCTGCTGCTTCGATTACGACAGCAGCTTGAACTCTGTCTCCTCCAAGAGAAG CGCGCTGTTCGAGCTGAACACTCCGCCGAGCCCCGGCGCAGTGTCGCTGGAGGAGACAGACAGGGAGACCGAGAACCCCGGCGAAGGTGAGGAAACCCCGAAGAGGAGGTCGACGTCGCGCAGCAGGCCCCAGAGCCATGCACTTTTAGGCAGCTTCGAGGAGTCCGCTTTGAATGGTAGACTGGAGCCCGTGTCGACCGTTCACGGTTTCACGGCCGAGCTAGGCGCAAGTGGTTGTTTCTGTCCGAAACATCGAAAGCTTCCAGTCACCGTGTTCTTCTACACGCTCGGTGACAATGACAAAGTTTCTACGCCCTATCTC ATTTATGTCTGGCAAGTCCGGTCGGATTTACTTGCACACGGACATCCGCATGATCATTTGTCGGAAGTCCGACGTCGACACGGCGTCGGACTTCGGCTCAGAGCCGCCGAAGGAGCTCCGCAGCTACATCCACGGCCCCACCAATCCGAAATTTTCGCCGAGGTGCTGAGCCACGTGGCTCTTTCCATGGGGTTGCTGCCAGTCGCTTCGCTCGCCTAG
- the Atos gene encoding atos homolog atossa isoform X1, producing the protein MSAILWQCVGDCFHRRRLRAGMHCLGAVTGGIPSPNGVGGRGGILSVFRALGVLVCEGRIQGPPRGYKEGPHCAAPMQATSNDHVCEEDDYLCDRYFLLAREIADRTAIGAFLCIEVVLCSDCPCGLAKATSKNPIYTVPSLSISPWQHASEMLLEYWCICVVPSKSPETMNFYGLYQAVRSRLHFSQVAAWWSRSKGADPSCIATRVVSGNEENLRKFRDTPVEHTFPLAGSGDGNSIKVTVWALPRMEEVPVLTCPLHPIKEKDEEGVARALTPTKAIPVPSVSQNPEGLVLPALVDDRLQTPCNMPGKHHCRCEEEDGSPPSPSIPRPNGERKRRRSLPCGPAEVNSCVTVQPMPLPAVQEATTRESKDSQSSSYPKCSSEIPNNRAAKPAHGQSCKLEENSIRSRNNLNSDNLERCFKAQLNIDEREGNLEKRYKRTIEDPEAVQRKSPSGCKDKQCNLDKEAQGGSKKMKEIESKPTEKNGLFENLIPFNSSLPWSFVESWNNSNANSKCAFQSLRSNRDGYFNDTERTSKPPAPKDSSLVINPFRQPSPFHESNPGPSTNNRLKQDSLSSACMVHQSCVKPSNKLPSTETVLPGQEALQTDLGSAANNRGRPGKDISQLMWKLAAPEEKDKSKEEGGFLEWFSKVPGRVLGVAPSNGYVENKVKATNLKGQDQHGNEVRFKNCNLELSQREFDEVLAVLRARTPSGRKRTSVKTLRRRERSEKSAEDGTERTIVGKYVNLENSECSTNNIVNRAKSCEGCSHKLCRKNDQQALERSNYSEIYGNKNIYNPSEKREKLDDGGSSEDLQAIKCNNSEKRANDSVDCLQNVSNKADILLGAILRTSKERRSLPEVSSGTKPRSLSSTTTSETGIDRSSCERGQQEDEKSLPMALNKRFNRFRQLFKKEQEKKSSTTGDSAQDVVQQFVQRSFSYNHVQPSLHDPKNLRDSKAKRRIDFSNLTAEKREPCTDALELSTNGAHQNSRTYSTNYKEDSYGSPEPPKWQNRLHSTNAENGTAEEDDDEAVSKLRKDPASVKARVSSKDSPATEDDETTDKAVPTAIEQERFRRSLENAASMVFHSRTGLPLTSSPAPLRRGSCCFDYDSSLNSVSSKRSALFELNTPPSPGAVSLEETDRETENPGEGEETPKRRSTSRSRPQSHALLGSFEESALNGRLEPVSTVHGFTAELGASGCFCPKHRKLPVTVFFYTLGDNDKVSTPYLAHINLGKKGYQVPRSGTIQVTLLNPLGTVVKMFVVLYDLSDMPPRSHTFLRQRTLRHKTLRYLVHLRFMSGKSGRIYLHTDIRMIICRKSDVDTASDFGSEPPKELRSYIHGPTNPKFSPRC; encoded by the exons ATGTCGGCGATCCTGTGGCAGTGCGTCGGAGATTGCTTCCACAGAAGGCGACTGCGCGCAG GTATGCACTGCCTAGGCGCGGTGACAGGAGGCATTCCCAGCCCAAATGGGGTTGGCGGTCGGGGTGGCATTCTCAGCGTGTTCCGAGCCCTTGGAGTCCTTGTGTGCGAAGGGAGGATTCAGGGCCCTCCACGTGGTTACAAAGAGGGCCCACACTGTGCGGCGCCGATGCAGGCGACTTCTAATGACCATGTGTGCGAGGAAGATGATTACTTG TGCGATCGATACTTTCTGCTCGCCCGAGAGATCGCGGACCGTACCGCGATTGGCGCGTTCCTGTGCATCGAGGTAGTGTTGTGCAGCGACTGTCCATGCGGTTTGGCCAAAGCTACGAGCAAGAATCCGATCTACACCGTGCCGTCCTTATCAATCTCGCCATGGCAACACGCGTCGGAGATGCTGCTGGAGTATTGGTGTATCTGCGTCGTCCCCAGCAA GAGCCCGGAGACGATGAACTTCTACGGGCTGTACCAAGCGGTCCGTTCTCGGCTCCACTTCAGCCAGGTGGCTGCCTGGTGGTCGAGGAGCAAGGGCGCCGACCCGAGTTGCATCGCCACCAGGGTGGTCTCCGGCAACGAGGAGAATCTGAGAAAATTCAGGGACACCCCTGTGGAGCACACCTTCCCTCTGGCTGGCAGCGGCGATGGAAATTCGATAAAG GTCACCGTGTGGGCACTGCCGAGGATGGAGGAGGTGCCGGTTCTCACCTGCCCGCTGCACCCGATCAAAGAGAAGGACGAGGAGGGTGTCGCGAGGGCTTTGACACCCACCAAGGCTATCCCGGTCCCCAGCGTTTCGCAAAACCCCGAAGGCCTCGTTTTGCCTG CTTTGGTGGACGACAGGCTGCAGACACCCTGCAACATGCCCGGTAAGCATCACTGTCGCTGCGAGGAGGAGGACGGTTCAccgccgtcgccgtcgatccCTCGACCGAACGGCGAGAGAAAGCGGCGACGGTCGCTCCCTTGCGGCCCCGCGGAGGTGAACTCCTGCGTGACGGTTCAGCCGATGCCTCTGCCGGCGGTGCAAGAAGCAACCACGCGAGAATCGAAGGATAGCCAGAGCTCGAGCTACCCCAAGTGCTCCTCCGAGATCCCCAACAACCGCGCGGCGAAGCCCGCTCACGGCCAGAGCTGTAAGCTGGAGGAGAACAGCATCAGGAGTCGCAACAACTTGAACTCCGACAACTTGGAGCGCTGTTTCAAGGCGCAGCTGAACATCGACGAGCGCGAGGGGAACCTGGAGAAGCGTTACAAGCGGACCATCGAAGATCCCGAGGCTGTGCAGCGGAAATCTCCCAGCGGTTGTAAAGACAAGCAGTGCAACTTGGACAAGGAAGCTCAGGGTGGCAGTAAGAAGATGAAAGAGATAGAGAGCAAGCCCACGGAGAAGAACGGACTGTTCGAGAACCTGATACCGTTCAATTCTTCGCTACCTTGGTCATTCGTCGAGTCCTGGAACAACAGCAACGCGAACAGCAAGTGCGCGTTCCAGAGCCTGCGCAGCAACAGAGACGGCTACTTCAACGACACCGAGAGGACCAGCAAACCACCTGCCCCGAAGGACTCAAGCCTTGTGATCAATCCCTTCAGGCAACCGAGCCCCTTCCACGAGTCAAATCCCGGACCGTCGACGAACAACCGATTGAAACAGGACTCGCTGAGCTCTGCCTGCATGGTGCACCAGAGCTGCGTGAAGCCTTCCAACAAGCTGCCGAGCACCGAGACGGTGTTGCCTGGGCAGGAAGCTCTGCAGACGGACTTGGGCAGCGCCGCGAACAACAGAGGGAGACCTGGCAAGGATATAAGTCAGTTGATGTGGAAGCTGGCGGCCCCTGAGGAGAAGGACAAGTCGAAGGAAGAAGGAGGCTTCTTGGAGTGGTTCAGTAAGGTTCCTGGGCGAGTTCTGGGCGTTGCTCCGAGCAACGGTTACGTGGAGAACAAAGTAAAGGCGACGAACTTGAAGGGGCAGGATCAGCATGGGAACGAAGTGAGATTCAAGAACTGCAACTTGGAGCTGAGTCAACGGGAGTTCGACGAGGTCTTAGCTGTGCTGAGGGCCAGGACGCCGTCCGGGCGGAAGAGGACGAGCGTGAAGACTCTGAGGAGGCGGGAGAGGTCGGAGAAGTCGGCCGAGGACGGGACAGAGAGGACGATCGTCGGGAAGTACGTGAACTTGGAGAACAGCGAGTGCTCGACGAATAATATCGTGAACCGCGCCAAGTCCTGCGAGGGCTGCAGCCACAAGCTGTGCAGGAAGAACGACCAGCAAGCCCTCGAGAGGTCCAACTATAGTGAGATCTATGGCAATAAGAATATATACAACCCCTCCGAGAAGCGGGAGAAGCTCGACGACGGTGGATCCAGCGAGGATCTGCAAGCGATCAAATGCAATAATTCCGAGAAACGGGCGAACGACTCTGTGGACTGCTTGCAGAACGTGTCCAACAAGGCGGACATACTGTTGGGAGCGATCTTGCGCACCAGTAAGGAGCGAAGGAGCCTGCCAGAGGTCTCCAGCGGGACCAAGCCCAGGTCCTTGTCGTCGACGACCACCAGCGAGACGGGGATCGATCGGAGCAGCTGCGAGAGAGGCCAGCAGGAGGACGAGAAGTCCCTGCCCATGGCGTTGAACAAGAGGTTCAATCGGTTCCGGCAGCTGTTCAAGAAGGAGCAGGAGAAGAAGAGCTCGACGACGGGGGACAGTGCCCAGGACGTGGTCCAGCAGTTCGTCCAACGTTCGTTCTCGTACAATCACGTCCAGCCGAGCCTGCACGACCCGAAGAACCTGAGGGACAGCAAGGCGAAGAGGAGGATAGACTTCTCGAACTTGACCGCGGAGAAGCGCGAGCCGTGCACCGACGCTCTGGAGCTTAGTACAAATGGCGCACATCAAAACTCAAGAACCTATAGTACAAATTACAAGGAGGATAGCTACGGTAGCCCCGAGCCGCCCAAGTGGCAGAACAGACTGCATAGTACAAACGCGGAGAATGGCACAGCGGAGGAGGACGATGACGAAGCTGTTTCGAAGCTGCGTAAGGATCCCGCGTCCGTCAAGGCTCGAGTCAGCAGCAAGGACAGCCCTGCCACCGAGGATGACGAGACCACCGACAAGGCGGTGCCGACTGCGATCGAGCAGGAGAGATTTCGACGGTCCTTGGAGAACGCTGCCTCTATGGTGTTCCACAGTAGAACAGGTCTGCCATTGACGTCCAGCCCGGCGCCGTTGAGGAGAGGCAGCTGCTGCTTCGATTACGACAGCAGCTTGAACTCTGTCTCCTCCAAGAGAAG CGCGCTGTTCGAGCTGAACACTCCGCCGAGCCCCGGCGCAGTGTCGCTGGAGGAGACAGACAGGGAGACCGAGAACCCCGGCGAAGGTGAGGAAACCCCGAAGAGGAGGTCGACGTCGCGCAGCAGGCCCCAGAGCCATGCACTTTTAGGCAGCTTCGAGGAGTCCGCTTTGAATGGTAGACTGGAGCCCGTGTCGACCGTTCACGGTTTCACGGCCGAGCTAGGCGCAAGTGGTTGTTTCTGTCCGAAACATCGAAAGCTTCCAGTCACCGTGTTCTTCTACACGCTCGGTGACAATGACAAAGTTTCTACGCCCTATCTC GCACATATTAATTTGGGCAAAAAGGGCTACCAAGTACCAAGAAGCGGTACTATTCAAGTAACGCTTCTCAATCCCTTGGGTACAGTCGTTAAGATGTTCGTAGTACTATACGATCTTTCTGATATGCCACCACGATCTCATACTTTTTTACGTCAGAGAACACTGCGGCACAAAACGCTACGCTACCTCGTTCATCTTAG ATTTATGTCTGGCAAGTCCGGTCGGATTTACTTGCACACGGACATCCGCATGATCATTTGTCGGAAGTCCGACGTCGACACGGCGTCGGACTTCGGCTCAGAGCCGCCGAAGGAGCTCCGCAGCTACATCCACGGCCCCACCAATCCGAAATTTTCGCCGAGGTGCTGA